Proteins found in one Maridesulfovibrio sp. genomic segment:
- a CDS encoding response regulator transcription factor produces the protein MKILLVDDEAELVSALAERLSFRGFDADWASSGAEAIDKVKDNEYDLAVLDVKMPRMSGLELRAELSKIRSGMKYIFLSGHGSEEDYKAGASEAECYLVKPVKIEELIEKINLALGSE, from the coding sequence ATGAAGATTTTATTAGTTGATGATGAGGCCGAACTGGTTTCAGCGTTGGCGGAGAGACTTTCCTTCCGGGGATTTGATGCCGATTGGGCCAGTTCCGGAGCGGAAGCTATAGACAAGGTTAAAGATAATGAGTACGACCTCGCGGTCCTTGATGTAAAAATGCCGCGCATGAGCGGATTGGAGCTGAGGGCCGAGCTGAGTAAAATCAGGTCCGGGATGAAATATATTTTCCTCTCAGGACATGGCTCGGAAGAGGACTACAAAGCGGGAGCTTCAGAGGCGGAATGCTATCTGGTAAAGCCCGTAAAGATTGAAGAGCTGATTGAAAAAATTAATCTGGCTCTGGGTTCTGAATAA
- a CDS encoding sensor histidine kinase, whose product MDLKGIFKPEFLSADSRSAGPYKQLFDYKRMWQLCIGILVVVSLVPILIMAAIDFSVTRGAIISENTLGAERTTSNTRRSISYFLEERKSALRLLVELHDFRSFNDREKLSGMLDSLKNSFGGFVDLSVINTEGKQISYVGPYNLEGRDYAGQDWFKQTVEQGIYVSEVFLGFRDSPHLVIAVKHVLSGEKNRYRILRATLDTKQFNGILSSRDLSEGEDVFLVNREGVLQTPSKWNGEIFSKVGFELPEKSFRTKVEEISYHHGDPAMVGYAYLKNTPFVLLYVKTEEDFMGGWQRSRDTVIWFTSVSIAVIILVMWAVATYLVERIYIADMTRSKTLQQMEHHNRMASIGRLAAGVAHEINNPLAIINEKAGLLKDLFTFSKDYNADDRMLGLVDSVLDSVERCGRITKRLLGFSRKSDMEFRPVYPRKVIETVLSFLNKEAEYRCIDVTVDVDDNIFEVITDRGKLEQVLLNLINNAFQAMKDGGALLVRVERKGELVSFSVKDSGCGIPDSDMKRIFEPFYSTKKQSGGTGLGLSITYGLVQDLGGEMKVKSKLGKGTEFSFSLPVVHKVNGESS is encoded by the coding sequence AAACGAATGTGGCAGTTGTGTATCGGGATTCTGGTTGTTGTATCACTTGTTCCTATTCTGATCATGGCCGCGATTGATTTCAGTGTCACCCGGGGAGCGATTATATCCGAGAATACTCTTGGGGCGGAGAGGACCACGTCCAATACCCGCCGCTCGATTTCTTACTTTCTGGAGGAACGGAAATCAGCATTACGACTGCTGGTTGAACTGCACGATTTCCGTTCCTTCAATGATCGTGAGAAATTATCCGGTATGCTTGATTCGCTTAAGAACAGTTTTGGCGGATTTGTTGATCTCAGTGTTATAAATACTGAAGGAAAGCAGATTTCCTATGTCGGCCCATACAATCTTGAAGGCCGGGATTACGCAGGTCAGGACTGGTTCAAGCAGACTGTGGAGCAGGGCATTTATGTGAGCGAAGTCTTTCTGGGATTTCGCGACAGTCCGCACCTTGTTATTGCCGTTAAGCATGTGCTCAGCGGTGAAAAGAACCGTTATAGAATTTTACGCGCCACCCTTGATACGAAGCAGTTTAACGGGATTTTGTCTTCGCGTGATCTTTCCGAGGGTGAGGATGTCTTTTTGGTCAATCGGGAAGGCGTGCTGCAGACTCCCTCGAAATGGAATGGCGAAATTTTTTCCAAGGTAGGTTTTGAGCTGCCTGAAAAATCCTTTCGTACCAAAGTGGAAGAAATTTCATATCACCATGGAGATCCGGCCATGGTCGGGTATGCCTATCTGAAAAATACCCCCTTTGTTCTCCTCTACGTAAAGACCGAGGAGGATTTTATGGGGGGCTGGCAAAGATCCCGGGATACGGTTATCTGGTTTACCTCCGTAAGTATCGCAGTCATTATTCTGGTTATGTGGGCTGTGGCCACTTACCTTGTGGAACGCATCTACATAGCCGACATGACCAGATCGAAAACACTGCAGCAGATGGAACACCATAACCGTATGGCCTCCATAGGTCGGCTGGCGGCCGGAGTTGCTCATGAGATCAATAACCCCCTTGCCATTATTAATGAAAAGGCGGGCCTGCTCAAAGACCTGTTCACTTTCAGCAAGGATTATAATGCTGATGACCGTATGCTCGGGCTTGTGGATTCCGTACTTGATTCCGTTGAACGCTGCGGCCGGATCACCAAGCGTTTGCTGGGTTTCTCCCGCAAGAGTGATATGGAATTCCGTCCTGTATATCCGCGCAAAGTTATCGAAACTGTGTTAAGTTTCCTGAATAAGGAAGCGGAGTACAGGTGTATTGATGTCACTGTGGATGTTGATGATAATATTTTTGAAGTAATAACTGACCGTGGTAAACTGGAGCAGGTTTTATTGAACCTGATCAACAATGCCTTTCAAGCGATGAAGGACGGGGGAGCCCTGCTGGTTCGGGTTGAGCGGAAAGGAGAGCTGGTGTCCTTTTCAGTTAAAGACAGCGGGTGCGGAATTCCCGACTCTGATATGAAAAGAATATTTGAGCCTTTTTACTCAACAAAAAAACAATCGGGCGGAACCGGTCTCGGTTTGTCCATCACCTACGGTCTGGTTCAGGATCTGGGTGGAGAAATGAAAGTAAAGAGCAAGCTGGGCAAAGGAACCGAGTTCAGCTTTTCGCTGCCTGTCGTTCACAAGGTTAATGGGGAGAGTTCCTAG